The segment GTATGGCCACCGCGGTGAGCGAGCAGTCGCACCGGGCGACGGCGATGCTGTCGGCGGGCGCGGGGATGACCCAGGGCGGGATGACCCAGGGCGACGCGCAGGCGACGTCGGTCATGGGGGTGGGCCAGGACCCACAACGGACCGGGATCCTGCCGCAGGACGCCGCCGCACCGCCGGCCGGGTCGACGCAGGTGATGCCGGGGACGGGGCAGCAGGGACCCGAGATGCCACCGCCGAGTGCCTCCGCCACCGCGGTGTTCCCCGGGCAGGGGGCACAGGCCGGGCAGGGGACTCAGGCGGGGCGGTTCGAGCCGCCTCGTGCGGACCGGACCGCTGTTTTCGGGGGTGATCAGCCGGCCCCGGGACAGCAGGGTCAGCCTGGGCAGCCCGGGGGGCCGGAGGACTCCTATGGAGCGTTGTATCGGGGCGCGGCTGCGCCTGCCGTGGATCCGCGGCAGGCGCAGCGGGAGCAGGAGGAAGAGCGGCGTCGTGAGGCTGAGCGGCGGGCGCATGAGGAGCGGCTGCGGGTCGAGCGGGATGCGGCGGAGCGCGCCAAACGGCAGGCACGGCGGGCGAAGGCGCCGAGTGTGTGGCGGTTCTTCCTGCAGCTCCCGTTGTTGCTGATTCCGTTCGTGCAGATCCCGCTCGGGATCGGCGCCGCGTATGGGTGGCAGTGGTTCACGGCGTCGGAGTTCTATTGGAGCACGCCCTGGTACTACAGCCCGGACGTGCTGTCGTTGGATGGGTTCCTGTTCGCCCTGTTCCTGGGTTATTTCATTTTCAACAATCTCATTGGGTTGGATTGGCTGCTGCGCTCACTGCGGGCACGCTTCGTTGTCGGCATGGTGATCGCGGCGGTGATCTTCGTCGGAACGAACGTGGGGTTGTCGTACTTCGGGTTCTTCTGAGGTCGGGAGGCTCGACGGCGAGGGGTGTTTGTGCAGGTCAAACGCCTCAAATCCTTCCGTCGATAATTGACATTATGTCAAGCTGAGGGGATTTGGGGGAAGTTTTACCGTCTGCGGGTTTGCGGCGCGCCTTCGGTCTTGCCCGCGTGAGGAGCCTTCTCCTGATTCGCGCTGGAGTCGCTCGGGTCGACGTCTCGTCGCCGCGACGGACCTCCGCAAGTGACTTTGTGTGCTGCAATAGGCGCATTGGGTGACTTGCTGGTGGTCACACTGTGTTGTCGGAGTTCACCGAGTGAGACGTTCCCGCAGGGCGCGGATGTGTTCGGGCGTCGTGCGGCAGCACCCGCCGATGTGGGTCGCGCCGAGCCGCCGCCACTCCCCTGCCGCCGCGGCGAACCGCTCCGGTTCGGCTGTCCCGTGCCAGGTTCGGGTTCGGGGGGCCCAGGTCTCGCCGGAGTTGGGGTAGACGACCACGGGTGTCGTGGGCAGCACACGGGTGATGTGTTTGACCAGGTTCGGGACGTGGTGTGGGTCGGTGCAGTTGACGCCGACCGCGCGCAGGGTGGGCTGGTCGGCGAATCGGGCGAACGCGGTGACGGCGGTCGCGATCGAAGTTCCGTCGTTGATGTGCGTGTCGTCGCGGCAGGAGAAGCTGATCCAGGTAGGACGTTCGGGAGTGGTGTCCATGAGGCGGGCGAGGGCGAGCGCCTCCGGATAGCTGGGGATGGTTTCGCAGGCGAGGAGGTCGGCCGGGGTGTCGGCCAGGATCTGCCACCGGTCGTGGTGCCAGCGGGTCAGTTCGTCGGTGTCGAGGCCGTAGTCGCCGGTGTACTCCGATCCGTCGGCGAGGGCCGCCCCGTAGGGGCCGATGCTGGCGGCGACGAGTCCGCTCCCGTGGTCGTCGCGGGCCTGGCGGGCGAGGTCGACGCTTAGACGCAGCAGGTGCTCGGGCGGGTCGGTCGTGTGGGTCCGAAGGTTGTGGGGGGTGGCCTGGTAGGAGGCGGTGATGGCGACGTGGGCTCCGGCGCGGAAGTAGTCACGGTGCGTGCGGCGGATGAGGTCGGGGTCGGTGGTGAGGAGGCGCGCGGACCAGAGTTCGTCGTTGAGGTCGGCGCCGAGTGTCTCGAGGTGGGTGGCGAGGCCGCCGTCGAGGATGGTGGTGTGCGGTGCGGTGGTGGCCATTCTTCGAGCGTAGGTGGGGTGTGGTGCCGGTTCGGCGATGGGGGGTGACGGGCGTGGGGTCTGCGGTGGGTGGCCGGATGCGGTCATTGATGGTGTTGGGCTTTCGTCGGGGTTGCGGCGGGACAAGTCTTTGGGGTTATGGGGAGTGGCGTGAGCGTGCGACAGAGTGTGGTCGGTTCGGTTGTGGAGGGTGCGTCGGCGGCGCGGGACGCGGATCGGTTGGTGGGGATCGATATCGCGCGGGGTGTGGCGATCCTAGGCATGTTCGTGGTGCATGTGGGCCTGGGGTGGACGTTGGCCTCTGGGGAGAACGCGCTGTACGGGGTGGTGGCGGGGCGCGCGGCGGCGTTGTTCGCCGTGTTGGCCGGAGTGTCGATGGCGTTGCTGTCCGGGGGGTCGCGGCCGAAGCGGGGGGACGCGGAGCGTGGGGTGGCGTTGTGGCGGATCGTGCTGCGCGGGTTGCTGATCCTGCCGGTGGGCGTTGGCTTGGCGCTGTTGGGCACCGGGGTGTCGGTGATCTTGGCCTACTACGCGGTGTTCTTCGTGTTGGCGGTGGTGTTCCTGGCGGAGCGGTGGCGCGTGGTGGCGTTGACCGCGGTGGTGCTGGGTGTGGTGGGGCCGGTGGTGTCGTTCTTCGTGCGGCGCGCGGTGGAGGGTGAGGGGCCCGCGGCGTCGGTTGTGGGGGTGGTGAACGGGTTCGACCCGCTGGAGCGTGTCTCTGGTGAGGGTGTGGTGGACCTGTTGTTGACGGGGGCGTATCCGGCGTTGACGTGGTTGCCGTTCGTGTTGGTGGGGTTGGCGTTGGGGCGGCTGGATCTGTGGTCGACGCGGGTGCGGTGGTGGCTGGTTGGTGTGGGCGTGGGGGTTGCCACGGTCGCGTACGCGGTGTCGTGGTTCGTGTTGCGTCAGGGGGCGGTGCTGGAGCGGCTGGCGGCGAGCGAGAATCCGGAGACGGGGGCGGAGTTCGGTGCCGCGGGGGTCGCTCAGGCCCTGTACGAGGGGTTCTCGGGGACGGTGCCGGTGTCGGAGTGGATGTGGTTGTTGGTGGCGGCTCCGCACAGTGGGACGCCGTTCGAGGTGTTCGGCGCGGGTGGGATCGCGGTGGCGCTGTTGGGTGTGTGTTTGTTGGTGGGGCCCTACCTGCGTGGGGTGGGGTATCCGTTGGCCGCGGTGGGGGCGTGTGCGTTGACGGTGTACGTGGGCCACATCGTGGTGATTTGGGTCACGGACAACGGGTGGTTGTCGGGGACGCCGTTGTGGTGGGCGCAGGCGGAGGTCGCCTGGACGGTGCTGCTGGGGTCGCTGGTGTTCGCGACGGTGTGGCGGTTGTTGGTGGGGCGTGGGCCGTTGGAGGGGCCGTTGTCGGTGGCGTCGTCGTGGGCGGCGCGACGTATTCCGTGACGGTCGCGGTTGGGTCGGGGGCGGGGTGGGCTCGTAGTCTCGTGAGCTGTGATTGTTTCGACGGTGAATGTGAACGGGCTGCGGGCGGCTGCGCGTAAGGGCCTGGTGGAGTGGTTGGCGGCGACCGAGGCCGAGGTGGTGTGTTTCCAGGAGACCCGGGCGGAGTTGGATCAGTTGCCGCCGGAGGTGGGTGCGCCGGAGGGGTGGCACGTGGAGTTGGCGCCGGCGGCGGATCGGGGTCGGGCCGGGGTGGCGGTGTACTCGCGGGGGAAGCCGGACGCGGTGCGGGTGGGGTTCGGTGTGGCGGAGTTCGCCGAGTCGGGCCGCTACCTGGAGGTCGACGTGGGGTCGGTGACGGTGGCGAGTCTGTATCTGCCGTCGGGTGAGGTGGGGACCGCGCGGCAGGAGGAGAAGGAGCGGTTCATGGCGGCGTTCCTTCCCTATCTCGTGGAGCGGCGGGATTGGGCCGCGTCGGGTGGTCGGGATTTCGTGGTGTGTGGGGATTGGAATATCGCGCACCGCGAGGCGGATTTGCGTAATTGGCGTAACAATCGGAAGAACGCTGGGTTTCTTCCGGAGGAACGTGCGTGGATGACGCGGGTTTTCGACGAGGTGGGTTTGGTGGACGTGGTGCGGTCGCTGTATCCGGAGCAGGAGGGGCCGTATTCGTGGTGGTCGTATCGGGGTCGGGCTTTCGACAACGACACCGGGTGGCGGATCGACTATCAGGTGGCGTCGTCGGGGCTGGCGGGGCGGGCTGAGGCGGCGTGGGTGGAGCGTGCGGCGAGTCATGCGGAGCGGTGGTCGGATCACGCGCCGGTGACGGTGCGGTATTCCGGGGTGTGATTGGGCCGCGTGGTGTGTGTCGTGGTGCGGCTTCATGGTCTTGCCGCTGAGTGTGGGGCTCCGGCGCGGCGTATTCGTGGGGAGCTCGGGATAGTTCGTTGGGTGGGGGCGGGTTAGGCCGTGGGACCGATTCCCGGGGCGGGCGGGTGGCGCGACAATAGTGGTGTCGCAATGGTCTGGGCCTGATGGGGGTAACGGTCATGGGGATGCCGGTCGTCTTTGTGCACGGGATGCGGGTTTCGGGGAGTATGTGGCGTCCCCAGGTGGAGGCGTTGCGGGCGCAGGGGCGGCGGGTGGTGGCCGTGGATCTGCCGGGTCATGGGGTGCGGCGGGGCGATCGGTTCACGGTGGAGGGTGCGACGGCGGCGGTCGCGGAGGCGGTGGATGGGGTCGGGGGCCGCGCGGTGGTGGTGGGTTTGTCGTTGGGTGGGTTCGTGGGGATCGCGACGGCGGCTCGGTATCCGGAGCGGGTGGCGGGGTTGGTGGCGGTGTCGTGTACCGCGCAGCCGGTGAACTTGTTGGCGCGGATGTACCGGTTTCCGGTGCAGGTGTTCGACCGGTTGCCGGGGCGGGGGGCGGTGGCGGTGAACGAGCGGCTGTTCAAGTTCATGGCCTCGGGTGAGGGTGCGGACGTGGCGTTGGAGGGCGGGTTCGCGGTTGAGGCGGCCCAGGACGTCATCGAGGAGGTGCGGGTGTTGGATGTCGTGGGGTTGTTGGCGGGGTACTCGGGGCCGGTGTGGTTGATCAACGGGGCGCGGGATCACTTCCGGATTCACGAGAAGCGGTTCTTGGCGGCGTGTGAGGACGGTCGGTTGTTGGTGGTGCCGAGGGCGGGGCACATGGTGAGTCTGGATCGGCCGGAGGAGTTCACGACGTTGGTGGCCGACGCGGTGGATGTGGTGTCGGCGCGTGGTGGTGGGGTGGAGTCGCGTCGGGTGTCTCCCCCCAGTTGACTTAAAGTTTGATTCAACTCCTATGTTTCTGGGGAGGGCGCGGCCACCCGCCCGGGTGACTCCCGGCGCCCCCGGTATCGACAGGGAGTTGGACCATGAGCATGGAGATCGCGGCGTGGAACACGCTGTACAACGGGATGCACGAGGATCAGGACCGGCGCCCCTTCTCCCCCGCCACACTGCGTCGTATCGCCGTGTTCGCCCGGCCACACGCCCGGATGATCAGCGTGTTCCTGGTGGTCAGCGTCCTGCTCGCGATACTCGCGGTGGCGACCCCGGTGCTGGCGGGCCGCGTCGTGGACGCCATCGTGGGCGGCGAGGCGGTCTCGGTCGTCGTGGTCCTCGCGGTGGTGATCGCGGCCATCGCGATCGGCGAGGCCGCGTTCGGTCTGCTGGAACGGTGGCTGTCCTCCCGGATCGGTGAGGACCTCATCCTGGACCTACGCACCACGGTCTATGATCACGTGCAGCGCATGCCCGTCGCATTCTTCACCCGAACCCGCACCGGGGCCCTGGTCAGCCGCCTCAACAACGACGTCATCGGCGCGCAGCGCGCGTTCTCCTCCGTGCTGTCGGGCGTCGTCGCCAACCTCGTCACGCTGCTTCTGACGGTGGCGGTGATGATCACGCTGTCGCCGGTGCTCACGCTTCTCGCCCTGGGGCTGCTCCCGCTGTTCCTGCTGCCCGCACGGCGGATGGGGCGCCGGCTGGCGCGGTTGGAGCGGGAGGCGGCCAACCACAACGCGGTCATGGGTAGCCAGATGACGGAACGATTCTCCGCGCCCGGCGCCACGTTGGTGAAGCTGTTCGGGCGTCCGGAGGTGGAGTCCGCGCGTTTCGCGGAGCGCGCCACTCGGGTGCGTGACATCGGGGTGCGCACGGCGATGGTGGAGACGGTGTTCATCACGGCGTTGACGCTGGTGTCGGCGTTGGCGCTGGCGTTGGTGTACGGGGTTGGGGGCGCGTTCGCCCTGTCCGGCGGGCTCGAGGCGGGGGCGGTGGTGTCGCTGGCGTTGTTGTTGACCCGGTTGTACGCGCCGCTGACGGCGTTGGCCAACGCCCGGGTGGAGATCATGGGGGCGTTGGTGAGTTTCCAGCGGGTGTTCGAGGTGGTGGACCTGCCGCCGCTGATCGAGGAGGCGCCGGACGCGCGGGAGGTTCCCGAGGGCCCGGTGTCGGTGGAGTTCGACGACGTCCACTTCGCCTACCCCGCGCCGGACCAGGTGTCGTTGGCGTCGTTGGAGGAGGTCGCGGTGTTGGACTCGCGGGGTGGTGAGGAGGTGCTGGGCGGGGTGTCGTTCAGCGTGCCCGCGGGGCAGACGGTGGCGTTGGTGGGCGCGTCGGGTGCGGGGAAGTCGACGGTGGCGTCGTTGGTGCCGCGGCTGTATGACGTGAGTTCGGGTGCGGTGCGTCTGGGGGGTGTGGACGTGCGGGGGTTGACGGGGGCGGCGATCCGGGAGTCGGTGGGGATGGTGACCCAGGATGGGCACTTGTTCCATGACTCGGTGCGGGAGAACTTGTTGGTCGCGGATCCGGCGGCGAGCGAGGAGGAGTTGTGGGACGCGTTGGGGCGTGCGCGGTTGGCGGAGTTGGTGGAGGCGTTGCCGCAGGGGTTGGACACGGTGGTCGGTGATCGGGGGTACCGGTTGTCGGGTGGTGAGCGGCAGCGGTTGACGATCGCGCGGTTGTTGTTGGCGGGGCAGCGGGTGGTGATCCTGGATGAGGCGACGGCGCACCTGGATTCGACGTCGGAGGCGCGGGTGCAGGAGGCGTTGGGTGAGGCGCTTCGGGGGCGGACGGCGGTGGTGATCGCGCATCGGTTGTCGACGGTGCGGGCGGCGGACCAGATTCTGGTGTTGGAGGCGGGAGAGATCGTGGAGCGTGGCACGCACGAGGAGTTGCTCGCGGTGGGGGGTCGTTACCGGGAGTTGTATGAGACGCAGTTCGCCGACTCGCCTTCTGCTGAGGGGGCGCGGGTCGGGGGTGCGGAGGTCACGGCCGGGTAGCCGGTTTGTTGGTGGGGTCCCTG is part of the Spiractinospora alimapuensis genome and harbors:
- a CDS encoding alpha/beta fold hydrolase translates to MGMPVVFVHGMRVSGSMWRPQVEALRAQGRRVVAVDLPGHGVRRGDRFTVEGATAAVAEAVDGVGGRAVVVGLSLGGFVGIATAARYPERVAGLVAVSCTAQPVNLLARMYRFPVQVFDRLPGRGAVAVNERLFKFMASGEGADVALEGGFAVEAAQDVIEEVRVLDVVGLLAGYSGPVWLINGARDHFRIHEKRFLAACEDGRLLVVPRAGHMVSLDRPEEFTTLVADAVDVVSARGGGVESRRVSPPS
- the mmuM gene encoding homocysteine S-methyltransferase, which codes for MATTAPHTTILDGGLATHLETLGADLNDELWSARLLTTDPDLIRRTHRDYFRAGAHVAITASYQATPHNLRTHTTDPPEHLLRLSVDLARQARDDHGSGLVAASIGPYGAALADGSEYTGDYGLDTDELTRWHHDRWQILADTPADLLACETIPSYPEALALARLMDTTPERPTWISFSCRDDTHINDGTSIATAVTAFARFADQPTLRAVGVNCTDPHHVPNLVKHITRVLPTTPVVVYPNSGETWAPRTRTWHGTAEPERFAAAAGEWRRLGATHIGGCCRTTPEHIRALRERLTR
- a CDS encoding DUF1624 domain-containing protein, with protein sequence MSVRQSVVGSVVEGASAARDADRLVGIDIARGVAILGMFVVHVGLGWTLASGENALYGVVAGRAAALFAVLAGVSMALLSGGSRPKRGDAERGVALWRIVLRGLLILPVGVGLALLGTGVSVILAYYAVFFVLAVVFLAERWRVVALTAVVLGVVGPVVSFFVRRAVEGEGPAASVVGVVNGFDPLERVSGEGVVDLLLTGAYPALTWLPFVLVGLALGRLDLWSTRVRWWLVGVGVGVATVAYAVSWFVLRQGAVLERLAASENPETGAEFGAAGVAQALYEGFSGTVPVSEWMWLLVAAPHSGTPFEVFGAGGIAVALLGVCLLVGPYLRGVGYPLAAVGACALTVYVGHIVVIWVTDNGWLSGTPLWWAQAEVAWTVLLGSLVFATVWRLLVGRGPLEGPLSVASSWAARRIP
- a CDS encoding exodeoxyribonuclease III → MVSTVNVNGLRAAARKGLVEWLAATEAEVVCFQETRAELDQLPPEVGAPEGWHVELAPAADRGRAGVAVYSRGKPDAVRVGFGVAEFAESGRYLEVDVGSVTVASLYLPSGEVGTARQEEKERFMAAFLPYLVERRDWAASGGRDFVVCGDWNIAHREADLRNWRNNRKNAGFLPEERAWMTRVFDEVGLVDVVRSLYPEQEGPYSWWSYRGRAFDNDTGWRIDYQVASSGLAGRAEAAWVERAASHAERWSDHAPVTVRYSGV
- a CDS encoding ABC transporter ATP-binding protein, with amino-acid sequence MSMEIAAWNTLYNGMHEDQDRRPFSPATLRRIAVFARPHARMISVFLVVSVLLAILAVATPVLAGRVVDAIVGGEAVSVVVVLAVVIAAIAIGEAAFGLLERWLSSRIGEDLILDLRTTVYDHVQRMPVAFFTRTRTGALVSRLNNDVIGAQRAFSSVLSGVVANLVTLLLTVAVMITLSPVLTLLALGLLPLFLLPARRMGRRLARLEREAANHNAVMGSQMTERFSAPGATLVKLFGRPEVESARFAERATRVRDIGVRTAMVETVFITALTLVSALALALVYGVGGAFALSGGLEAGAVVSLALLLTRLYAPLTALANARVEIMGALVSFQRVFEVVDLPPLIEEAPDAREVPEGPVSVEFDDVHFAYPAPDQVSLASLEEVAVLDSRGGEEVLGGVSFSVPAGQTVALVGASGAGKSTVASLVPRLYDVSSGAVRLGGVDVRGLTGAAIRESVGMVTQDGHLFHDSVRENLLVADPAASEEELWDALGRARLAELVEALPQGLDTVVGDRGYRLSGGERQRLTIARLLLAGQRVVILDEATAHLDSTSEARVQEALGEALRGRTAVVIAHRLSTVRAADQILVLEAGEIVERGTHEELLAVGGRYRELYETQFADSPSAEGARVGGAEVTAG
- a CDS encoding serine/threonine protein kinase — protein: MDPLESGDPTRIGRYRLLGRLGAGGMGQVFFGRSTAGRAVAVKRIHPHFATDPSFRERFDREVTSARQVSGAFTAPVIDADPQADFPWLVTSYVPSLPLDSAVQRFGPLPEHTLRVLAAGLAEALNEIHRCGIIHRDLKPGNVLLAEDGPRVIDFGIARATEGGNATQAVIGTPGFMSPEQINGRDLTPASDIFTFGAVLAYAASGTGPFGEGAMPTVAFRIMQHEADLSALPASLRNMVAACLAKDEGQRPQPGRLLDALGDTAAGGPWLPPGMATAVSEQSHRATAMLSAGAGMTQGGMTQGDAQATSVMGVGQDPQRTGILPQDAAAPPAGSTQVMPGTGQQGPEMPPPSASATAVFPGQGAQAGQGTQAGRFEPPRADRTAVFGGDQPAPGQQGQPGQPGGPEDSYGALYRGAAAPAVDPRQAQREQEEERRREAERRAHEERLRVERDAAERAKRQARRAKAPSVWRFFLQLPLLLIPFVQIPLGIGAAYGWQWFTASEFYWSTPWYYSPDVLSLDGFLFALFLGYFIFNNLIGLDWLLRSLRARFVVGMVIAAVIFVGTNVGLSYFGFF